The Aspergillus luchuensis IFO 4308 DNA, chromosome 7, nearly complete sequence genome has a segment encoding these proteins:
- a CDS encoding uncharacterized protein (COG:G;~EggNog:ENOG410PHC6;~InterPro:IPR020846,IPR011701,IPR036259;~PFAM:PF07690;~SMCOG1169:sugar transport protein;~TransMembrane:12 (i79-100o120-139i151-169o175-194i206-227o239-258i313-337o349-371i392-413o419-441i453-475o487-509i);~antiSMASH:Cluster_7.3;~go_function: GO:0022857 - transmembrane transporter activity [Evidence IEA];~go_process: GO:0055085 - transmembrane transport [Evidence IEA]), whose translation MALNATRESPNIDPQSDENSIALEAKRGISTPTDEATPSSQAASSAYLVPNNESSWHIPEFCVDFCDDDPENPKNWKTWYQVCAIMAITYTAWATVLYSTCYSSGITGMMVELGIASETVANLGISLYLIGWSVGALVLAPLSETFGRRPVYFVSLLVYVGLIPAAAMADSFAVVLVARVLGSIFGGVMITLAPGSLVDTVPSSRLALAMSVYSIGPLNGPVTGPIIGGFVYERWGWRGINWFIMIISGVGWLLMSCIKETYQPIILRRRAAAKRQSTGDLRWWSKHDETIPLQQRLPTAIWRPIQLCITEPVLWFWNLYIAVIYAVLYLCFIAYPIVFSDLRHWSPEISGLAFVGVLIGNTLTVLCEPMLRRLINRHPVDARTGKRAPESAVSVIIIAAVLAPVGQLIFALTSLPTSIPWIASIIGGVLFGFGNTVIFTYGTNYVAASYGMFASSALVSNVVCRSLLAAGLVEAGERFYHALSPRLAGIVLAALEFGLIPIPVLFYIWGHKVRVRSRALKRLNTESA comes from the exons ATGGCTCTGAATGCGACAAGAGAGAGTCCCAATATTGATCCTCAGTCAGACGAAAATAGCATCGCTCTAGAAGCAAAAAGGGGTATATCCACTCCAACCGACGAAGCGACACCGTCCTCGCAAGCAGCGTCGAGTGCTTACCTTGTACCCAACAACGAGTCTAGCTGGCACATTCCGGAGTTCTGCGTGGACTTCTGCGATGACGACCCCGAGAACCCCAAAAACTGGAAGACTTGGTACCAGGTCTGCGCGATCATGGCCATAACATACACTGCATGGGCCACGGTCCTCTATTCGACGTGCTACTCCAGCGGCATCACGGGGATGATGGTCGAGCTGGGTATTGCCAGCGAAACGGTCGCCAACCTGGGTATTTCGCTCTATCTGATTGGGTGGTCTGTCGGAGCGCTTGTTCTCGCTCCATTGAGTGAGACATTTGGACGGCGACCGGTGTACTTTGTTTCCTTACTGGTCTACGTAGGCCTAATTCCAGCCGCTGCTATGGCCGACTCGTTTGCTGTCGTCCTGGTGGCACGCGTCTTGGG GTCTATTTTCGGTGGTGTGATGATCACCCTTGCGCCGGGGAGCCTGGTCGATACCGTGCCCAGTTCACGACTGGCGCTGGCAATGTCAGTATATTCCATTGGTCCATTGAATGGGCCAGTAACTGGACCGATTATA GGTGGATTTGTCTACGAGCGCTGGGGCTGGCGAGGCATCAACTggttcatcatgatcattTCCGGGGTGGGATGGCTGCTGATGAGCTGCATCAAAGAGACGTACCAGCCCATCATCCTGCGTCGACGCGCAGCCGCTAAGCGTCAGTCCACCGGTGATCTACGCTGGTGGTCGAAGCACGATGAGACAATCCCCCTTCAGCAACGCCTCCCTACGGCTATTTGGCGGCCCATCCAACTGTGCATCACCGAACCCGTGCTGTGGTTTTGGAATTTGTACATCGCCGTCATCTACGCCGTCCTCTACCTCTGTTTCATCGCCTATCCCATCGTCTTCTCCGACCTCCGGCACTGGTCCCCCGAGATCTCCGGCCTTGCCTTCGTGGGAGTGCTGATCGGCAATACGCTGACGGTCTTATGTGAGCCCATGCTGCGGCGACTGATAAATCGACATCCAGTCGATGCGCGAACAGGCAAACGCGCCCCGGAGTCAGCCGTCTCCGTCATTATCATCGCTGCCGTGCTGGCTCCAGTCGGGCAATTGATCTTCGCGCTGACCTCACTTCCCACCTCGATTCCCTGGATCGCGTCTATCATCGGTGGTGTCCTCTTTGGGTTTGGCAATACAGTCATCTTCACCTACGGCACGAACTATGTGGCGGCCTCATATGGGATGTTTGCCTCGTCGGCTCTGGTGTCCAATGTCGTCTGCCGGTCGCTCCTGGCGGCAGGCTTGGTCGAAGCCGGCGAGCGATTCTACCACGCGCTGAGTCCACGCTTGGCCGGGATTGTTCTGGCTGCCTTGGAATTTGGGCTGATCCCAATCCCGGTGCTGTTCTATATCTGGGGGCACAAGGTGCGGGTTCGGAGTCGGGCGCTGAAGAGATTGAATACAGAGTCTGCATAA
- a CDS encoding thioesterase family protein (COG:S;~EggNog:ENOG410PJQA;~InterPro:IPR029069,IPR042171;~PFAM:PF13622;~antiSMASH:Cluster_7.3) codes for METKKLRDALSVKRLTSHTYEKYFESAYANGQAAHGGLIAALFAEAARVHLSEWDVSNPLTLQNLHVEYVRRVAIHRTGVFEVEEIQKGTLTSLLHIRLVQDGQVRALCYARYGPWIKTPAIALDPEIERRRAEPVPRMVIDDEESVQDESWIRCRISHDPYSRVRTHFDYILPRDSRLGSTKVVEWIGPRFAHDCLTNECIPMISDLWPQIPDNFKAERGEPSPYSAVGMVNRMVEVEDKTVGMMLTKEDADTWVNAWYPTMTLELQLHKPLPAEGVRWLFQEARTQQLTSKEMDIELRISDVEGDLVAIGQLSVLVVPKERNGGRAEKI; via the exons ATGGAGACCAAAAAACTCCGTGACGCACTGTCAGTCAAGCGTTTGACTTCTCATACATATGAAAAATATTTCGAGTCGGCGTATGCAAATGGACAAG CGGCCCATGGCGGCCTCATCGCGGCACTCTTTGCAGAGGCAGCGCGAGTGCATTTAAGCGAGTGGGATGTTTCTAATCCTTTGACCCTACAAAATCTGCATGTGGAGTATGTGCGGCGCGTTGCGATCCATAGAACTGGAGTCTTTGAAGTAGAAGAAATACAGAAGGGGACCCTTACCAGTCTGCTTCATATACGATTAGTACAGGATGGCCAAGTACGAGCATTGTGCTACGCACG ATATGGTCCTTGGATTAAAACTCCGGCGATTGCTCTGGACCCCGAAATTGAGCGAAGGCGAGCCGAGCCAGTTCCTCGAATGGTcatcgacgacgaagagagTGTTCAAGATGAGTCGTGGATTCGGTGTAGAATCAGCCACGACCCCTACTCACGCGTCAGAACTCACTTCGACTACATTCTTCCGCGAGATTCTCGACTTGGCTCGACCAAGGTTGTGGAATGGATAGGTCCTCGGTTTGCTCACGACTGTTTGACAAATGAATGTATTCCGATGATCAGTGACCTTTGGCCGCAAATTCCGGATAATTTCAAAGCGGAACGAGGGGAGCCGTCGCCTTATAGCGCGGTCGGGATGGTGAACcggatggtggaggtggaggacaAGACGGTCGGCATGATGTTGACCAAAGAGGACGCAGATACGTGGGTGAATGCTTGGTATCCCACAATGACACTAGAGCTACAGCTGCACAAGCCATTGCCAGCCGAAGGCGTTAGATGGCTGTTTCAAGAGGCTCGTACTCAGCAGCTTACATCAAAGGAAATGGATATTGAGCTTCGGATTAGCGATGTTGAGGGTGATTTGGTGGCGATAGGCCAGTTATCGGTGCTGGTTGTACCCAAGGAAAGAAACGGCGGACGGGCAGAGAAGATTTAA
- a CDS encoding cytochrome P450 (COG:Q;~EggNog:ENOG410PK71;~InterPro:IPR001128,IPR017972,IPR002401,IPR036396;~PFAM:PF00067;~SMCOG1034:cytochrome P450;~antiSMASH:Cluster_7.3;~go_function: GO:0005506 - iron ion binding [Evidence IEA];~go_function: GO:0016705 - oxidoreductase activity, acting on paired donors, with incorporation or reduction of molecular oxygen [Evidence IEA];~go_function: GO:0020037 - heme binding [Evidence IEA];~go_process: GO:0055114 - oxidation-reduction process [Evidence IEA]) → MQDYFSLGQIGQIGLCDASRILFTLFGSYIVLRLMYNRYFHPLRNFPGPIWGSLTDFYKLYIVAQKDAHTRGIEMHKKYGPIVRVAPNLLAFSDPLLLPVVYHRRADKTEFYSTGILGDIPPPFQTLKHEDHAAKRKRIAPSFSMSNLRRLESDMDVRILEFCSTLRTKHAKTGNPLDFAEYAQWFVYDLVTQLAFGSPVGFVRETRDIGGLIHHFHDMAPLAGFIAALPWLANPIFQNPLFKKFSMPKPGDSTGTGQIMKFRDDMLEHRLKDRFAEGYDDFLSNLLKARNEDGSLMTIEEIKTECFVLMVAASDTTSAFICPFVNYVVQNPQIYHSLMEEITTYERKGLLSNPVVTFDETNAMPYFMACVKETLRYSPSTPMIMPRYITKDGIKVLNDTYIPGGTEMGANPYVVHRDTKIYGQDAHLFRPERWLEDEARSKEMDKYLMSFGYGSRVCLGKNIAQLETQKLCCQLFRDFTIDIVDRNNPWEANNLAIMVFAKQFLRISERTATSISI, encoded by the exons ATGCAGGACTATTTTTCTCTGGGCCAGATTGGCCAGATTGGCCTATGTGACGCCTCAAGGATCCTTTTCACCCTATTCGGATCCTACATTGTTCTTCGCTTGATGTACAATCGCTACTTTCACCCCCTTCGTAACTTTCCTGGTCCGATCTGGGGAAGTCTCACGGATTTCTATAAGCTGTACATTGTGGCGCAAAAAGATGCTCACACTCGTGGTATTGAAATGCACAAGAAATATG GCCCTATCGTCCGAGTAGCTCCCAATCTCCTGGCCTTCAGtgaccctctcctcctccccgtgGTCTACCATCGTCGCGCAGATAAGACCGAGTTCTACAGCACCGGCATCCTTGGCGACATCCCGCCCCCATTCCAGACCCTCAAACACGAGGACCATGCAGCCAAGCGCAAACGCATCGCTCCGTCATTTTCTATGTCCAACCTGCGCCGTCTGGAGTCCGACATGGATGTTCGCATCCTTGAGTTCTGTTCCACCTTGCGCACCAAGCATGCCAAAACCGGCAACCCGCTGGATTTCGCTGAGTATGCGCAGTGGTTCGTCTATGACCTAGTGACGCAGCTGGCATTCGGCTCTCCGGTCGGCTTTGTGCGCGAGACGCGCGACATTGGAGGGCTAATCCATCATTTTCACGACATGGCGCCGTTGGCGGGCTTCATCGCGGCGTTGCCGTGGCTTGCTAATCCGATTTTCCAGAACCCCTTGTTCAAGAAATTTTCGATGCCGAAACCCGGGGATAGTACTGGAACGGGGCAGATTATGAAG TTTCGAGATGACATGCTTGAACATCGACTCAAAGACCGATTTGCCGAAGGATACGATGATTTCCTCTCAAA TCTGCTCAAAGCCCGCAACGAGGATGGCAGCCTCATGACCATCGAAGAGATCAAGACCGAATGCTTTGTGCTCATGGTCGCCGCATCAGATACTACCTCCGCCTTTATCTGCCCATTCGTTAACTACGTAGTGCAAAACCCACAGATCTACCACTCCCTGATGGAAGAGATTACCACGTACGAGCGAAAAGGCCTGCTGTCGAACCCAGTGGTCACATTTGACGAGACAAATGCGATGCCTTACTTCATGGCCTGTGTCAAGGAAACGCTGCGCTACTCGCCTTCCACCCCCATGATCATGCCCCGCTACATAACCAAGGATGGGATTAAGGTGCTCAATGATACGTATATCCCCGGCGGAACGGAAATGGGCGCCAACCCATATGTGGTTCATCGGGACACGAAGATCTATGGCCAGGATGCGCACTTGTTCCGACCTGAGCGATggttggaggatgaggcgcGATCAAAGGAGATGGACAAGTATCTTATGAGTTTTGGGTATGGGTCGCGCGTATGTTTGGGGAAGAATATCGCTCAGCTGGAGACTCAAAAACTGTGCTGCCAG CTGTTCCGTGACTTTACGATTGACATCGTAGATCGCAACAATCCTTGGGAGGCGAATAACTTGGCCATCATGGTCTTTGCCAAGCAGTTTCTTCGGATCAGTGAGCGCACAGCTACCTCGATATCCATTTGA
- a CDS encoding uncharacterized protein (COG:Q;~EggNog:ENOG410PP6F;~InterPro:IPR026992,IPR027443,IPR005123;~PFAM:PF03171,PF14226;~antiSMASH:Cluster_7.3;~go_function: GO:0016491 - oxidoreductase activity [Evidence IEA];~go_process: GO:0055114 - oxidation-reduction process [Evidence IEA]), whose translation MDKQAFQEEPPFPEGLNLAQLEVIDYDKLVNGPDADEAGRLFEACKHYGFFYLKLDHSEKGQQLLDLVKETFTLQKKVFDLPAEEKRPYDTGQFLGYTAPGGTVIDRNGTRDRMEVWNLGKDDIMQPGYSVPKPPLLLDSQKTLQNFTQSCHEVALTILAALESLLDLPKGTFADLHRLSAESGDHVRFLKVPPQPDTDRRTALGEHTDFGSITVLFNRLSGLRVVEPGRQYGENDWDEWPWVQPRPGNAIINLGDALVKFTNGLFRSNVHRVDPPLGTQKLVDRYSLIYFSRPRDDVVLKRLPGSGVIPPLADGVVEEELTSKEWIERRAAGKRHGKFKGPEHWDRMSGTESASKAKASPLVVV comes from the exons ATGGACAAACAAGCCTTCCAAGAAGAACCCCCGTTTCCCGAGGGCCTCAACCTAGCGCAACTTGAAGTCATCGACTATGATAAACTGGTCAATGGCCCTGATGCTGACGAAGCCGGGCGTCTATTTGAGGCCTGCAAGCATTATGGGTTCTTTTACCTGAAGCTGGACCACAGTGAGAAGGGCCAGCAGCTACTCGACCTCGTCAAAGAGACATTCACTCTGCAGAAGAAGGTCTTTGACCTGCCTGCCGAGGAGAAACGTCCTTACGATACGGGCCAGTTTTTAGG ATACACTGCCCCTGGCGGAACAGTCATTGACCGTAACGGCACTCGAGACCGCATGGAAGTATGGAAT CTCGGGAAAGACGATATAATGCAGCCCGGCTACAGTGTACCCAAGCCGCCTCTCTTGCTTGACAGCCAGAAAACCCTCCAGAACTTCACGCAGAGCTGCCATGAAGTTGCTTTGACCATCCTGGCCGCCCTGGAATCGCTCCTCGACCTCCCAAAGGGCACATTCGCCGACTTGCACCGACTTTCCGCCGAGTCCGGAGACCACGTCCGGTTCCTGAAGGTTCCTCCTCAGCCAGACACGGACCGCCGCACCGCGCTGGGTGAGCACACTGACTTCGGCAGCATCACGGTTCTCTTCAACCGTCTGTCGGGATTGCGCGTGGTCGAGCCTGGCCGTCAGTACGGCGAGAACGACTGGGACGAATGGCCGTGGGTACAGCCACGACCCGGTAATGCGATCATCAATCTGGGCGATGCGTTGGTGAAGTTCACAAACGGCCTCTTTCGCTCGAATGTGCACCGCGTGGACCCTCCCTTGGGCACTCAGAAGCTCGTGGATCGGTACTCCCTCATCTACTTCTCGAGACCGCGCGACGATGTAGTGCTGAAGCGCCTGCCTGGCAGTGGGGTTATTCCACCGTTAGCAGATGGAgttgtggaggaagagctcaCGAGCAAGGAGTGGATCGAGCGACGTGCAGCTGGGAAGCGTCACGGCAAGTTCAAGGGCCCGGAGCACTGGGACCGTATGAGTGGCACGGAAAGTGCcagcaaggccaaggctTCTCCTCTCGTTGTAGTCTAG
- a CDS encoding putative secondary metabolism biosynthetic enzyme (COG:Q;~EggNog:ENOG410PNW3;~InterPro:IPR036291,IPR002347;~PFAM:PF08659,PF00106,PF13561;~SMCOG1001:short-chain dehydrogenase/reductase SDR;~antiSMASH:Cluster_7.3;~go_process: GO:0055114 - oxidation-reduction process [Evidence IEA]): MASPDSTIVLITGANQGLGFEVAKKLATDHPGYHVLMGYRDAAKGEEAIAKLKSQGLTVDGVIIDVTDDTSIQSAAKQVADQFGRLDVLINNAGVITEGRLPEGTSLRQTWQAGFDINTTGQVVTTEAFIPLLEKAAVPRIVFVSSALGSCTGRLDPKDQFASFQFPAYRSSKAALNMIACHYANLYGPKGWKVNASDPGFCATNFNRFRGWGTPESGALQTVHLATLDKDGPNGTFSNTDGPLGW; the protein is encoded by the coding sequence ATGGCTTCTCCTGACAGCACAATCGTCCTTATCACCGGCGCCAACCAGGGGCTCGGCTTCGAGGTCGCCAAAAAGCTGGCTACCGACCACCCGGGCTACCACGTGCTCATGGGCTACCGCGATGCCGCCAAGGGTGAAGAAGCTATTGCCAAGCTCAAAAGCCAAGGATTGACCGTCGACGGGGTGATCATCGACGTGACCGATGACACCTCCATTCAGTCGGCTGCCAAACAGGTGGCAGACCAGTTCGGTCGATTGGAcgtcctcatcaacaacgccggTGTTATCACCGAGGGCCGCTTGCCCGAAGGCACCTCCCTTCGCCAAACCTGGCAAGCGGGCTTTGACATCAATACCACGGGCCAAGTCGTCACTACGGAAGCCTTTATCCctctgctggagaaggcCGCTGTGCCGCGGATTGTCTTTGTATCCTCAGCTTTGGGGTCGTGCACCGGTCGGTTGGACCCCAAGGATCAATTTGCTTCCTTTCAATTCCCTGCCTACCGCAGCTCCAAGGCGGCGCTAAATATGATCGCCTGCCATTACGCCAATCTTTATGGGCCCAAGGGATGGAAAGTCAACGCGAGCGACCCGGGATTCTGCGCCACCAACTTCAACCGTTTCCGCGGCTGGGGCACCCCGGAGAGTGGTGCACTGCAGACGGTTCACCTCGCGACTTTGGATAAGGATGGACCAAATGGTACCTTTAGCAACACAGATGGGCCACTGGGATGGTAG
- a CDS encoding uncharacterized protein (COG:S;~EggNog:ENOG410PII7;~InterPro:IPR016461,IPR036390,IPR036388;~antiSMASH:Cluster_7.3;~go_function: GO:0008168 - methyltransferase activity [Evidence IEA]), with translation MTTPAPTLLSLATTINTLTQAIIIKLTMHNVPEPTFTSSTDHPLWQDPTLDLNTTKARLVDAATSLTRLVAGPLTFHREVFGSHFDLAALQVMLEHRVYDQIPLGGGCMTLSELGERVGLDPAKLARMLRLLATLNIAEEVEDGVFRHTAFSEVLVRDRELRAQVEMQYVSLPHFSLE, from the coding sequence ATGACCACCCCAGCGccaaccctcctctccctggCCACGACCATCAACACCCTCACCcaagccatcatcattaaACTCACCATGCACAATGTCCCCGAACCCACCTTTACCAGCTCCACGGACCACCCTCTCTGGCAAGACCCCACGCTAgacctcaacaccaccaaagcCCGACTTGTGGATGCGGCCACCAGCCTCACCCGCCTTGTTGCAGGACCTCTAACCTTCCACCGCGAGGTTTTCGGCAGTCACTTCGACCTGGCCGCGCTGCAAGTCATGCTTGAGCACAGGGTGTATGACCAGATTCCGCTCGGCGGCGGTTGCATGACACTGTCAGAGCTCGGCGAGCGCGTGGGACTGGATCCAGCCAAGTTGGCGCGGATGCTACGGTTGCTGGCGACGCTGAATATcgcggaggaggtcgaggatggggtgTTTCGCCATACTGCCTTTTCGGAGGTGTTGGTCCGGGATCGCGAGTTGCGGGCACAGGTGGAGATGCAGTAtgtctccctcccccacttcTCTCTAGAGTGA
- a CDS encoding uncharacterized protein (COG:S;~EggNog:ENOG410PII7;~InterPro:IPR001077,IPR016461,IPR029063;~PFAM:PF13649,PF08241,PF00891;~SMCOG1042:O-methyltransferase;~antiSMASH:Cluster_7.3;~go_function: GO:0008168 - methyltransferase activity [Evidence IEA];~go_function: GO:0008171 - O-methyltransferase activity [Evidence IEA]) yields MHKASVETANYFKEYPAAEESHLSPFKYRWGTPFYEWYEKNPEKGVRFALAQEGIAKLDRSSAALVEWIKSSGHPEGRLIDVGGGSGHVALELAKQFPTWSFTVQDISETMFSENSQCADPSLLSRVEFSQHDFFQPQPVVPEDVKAWYIRSCLHNWGDDDCVRVLRQFAPALEARPECSVLINESIVPARGTVPLREEHLVRQVDVAMMVIANSKQRSEQDFRDLIVKADRRYEVVRIIRLPGTMGVIEFKLRK; encoded by the exons ATGCACAAAGCGAGCGTCGAGACAGCAAATTACTTCAAGGAGTATCCGGCGGCCGAAGAGAGTCATCTGTCGCCGTTCAAATATCG CTGGGGCACCCCTTTCTACGAGTGGTATGAGAAGAACCCGGAAAAGGGGGTTCGATTCGCCCTCGCTCAGGAGGGGATTGCCAAGT TGGATCGATCCTCTGCCGCCCTCGTTGAATGGATCAAATCCAGTGGCCACCCCGAAGGCCGACTCATTGACGTGGGCGGGGGCAGCGGCCATGTCGCCCTCGAACTCGCCAAG CAATTCCCAACATGGTCCTTCACAGTCCAAGACATCTCGGAAACCATGTTTTCAGAAAACTCCCAATGCGCCGACCCGAGTCTGCTCTCTCGTGTCGAATTCAGCCAGCACGACTTCTTCCAACCACAGCCGGTCGTCCCGGAGGACGTGAAGGCATGGTACATCCGCTCGTGTTTGCATAATTGGGGCGACGACGACTGCGTACGCGTGCTGCGGCAGTTCGCACCAGCGCTGGAGGCGCGCCCAGAGTGCTCGGTGCTGATCAATGAGAGTATTGTGCCGGCTCGGGGTACGGTGCCGCTGCGCGAGGAACATCTCGTTCGTCAGGTGGAtgtggcgatgatggtgattgcGAACAGTAAGCAGCGAAGTGAGCAGGATTTCCGGGATTTGATCGTGAAGGCGGATCGGCGATatgaggtggtgaggattATTCGGTTGCCGGGGACGATGGGGGTGATTGAGTTCAAGTTGAGGAAGTAG